CATAGGATCCGCCGCTTCCAATGGCTGCTACTTCATCATCGGGCTCAATTACATCACCCTGGCCGGATATCAATAGTCCTTTCTCATTGTTCATTACCACCAATAAAGCCTGTAGCTTTTGCAGGAACTTGTCTTTTCGCCATTCTTTGGCAAGCTCAACGGCGGCTCGTTCCATGTTGCCGTTATACTCGTTCAGCTTTTCCTCGTATTTTTCAAAAAGGGTGAAGGCATCGGCGGTAGAACCGGCAAAACCGGCCAGTATTTTGCCTTCGTGCAGCTTGCGTACTTTCTTGACGGTGCTTTTCATCACGGTTTTATCCATGGTAGCCTGTCCGTCACTCCCGATGGCGGCTTTCCCATTATGGATAACACCGACTACCGTAGTTGCGTGTAGTTCAGATAAACTCATGTATTCAATTTTTTAATGATAGTTGAACCGATAAAAACAAAAACCAAGCCAAGCCTTAGTTAGAAGACTTATAGTACTTAGAATTGTCTCTTCCGTTCGAATTGTCATTACGGCCTGACGATCTGCTTGAGTTGCTTCTCTCTTTTTTAGAGATATCCAGGTTCTCTTTATCTCCTTTACCGCTCTCAAGCTCAATGAGTTCGCCTTCACGATCAAGCACTTCCTCAATCGATTCATCTCTCATTACAATATCAGTAATGTCAATATCTGAACCTACGAGTGTAGCACGAAATTCATTCATAGATACCGTTTCATCACCAATCAGGGAGATTTTAATGCGGAATTTAGCCATCCACTTCCAGTGCGTACTCATCAGACCTTTTGTCAGAACCGACTTCAGGAATGGGTTTACATACAGGTCAACTGCACGGTAGTTGGTGTTGTGTTTGAACTTGCTTAACCAGGTTTCCAGATCGGTAAGAATGGTATCCTGTGTAACTACATTTCCGGAGCCGCCACAAACCGGGCATACTTTGGAAACTGAGTTCACCACGCTTGGGCGAATACGTTGTCGTGTAATCTGAACCAAGCCAAAATCACTCATGCCAATTACATTGGTCTTGGCCGGATCTTTAACGAATTCTTTCTTGAGCTCGTCATAGATTTTCTTACGGTTCTTGTCATCCCGGAGATCAATGAAGTCAACAACGATAATACCACCGATATCTCGTAGCCTGAGCTGCTTAGCAACTTCTCTGGCGGCTTCAAGGTTGGTTTTAAGGGAATTGTCCTCTTGTTTCTTTTTAGCGGCGTATGGGCCGGA
The nucleotide sequence above comes from Gracilimonas sp.. Encoded proteins:
- the hslV gene encoding ATP-dependent protease subunit HslV, with amino-acid sequence MSLSELHATTVVGVIHNGKAAIGSDGQATMDKTVMKSTVKKVRKLHEGKILAGFAGSTADAFTLFEKYEEKLNEYNGNMERAAVELAKEWRKDKFLQKLQALLVVMNNEKGLLISGQGDVIEPDDEVAAIGSGGSYALSAARAMKKHASELSAAEIVEESLHIAADIDIYTNHNITILEIED